The nucleotide window CAGATGAGATATCCAAGGCAGGTAAAGGCAGGCCCACAAGTCGCAGTCGTCGCAGTTCGGCAGCTCGACCGTGTGCAGCCTCGGCATCGAACCCGGCGCAAAAAAGAGGGGGGGCATCGAACCCGGCGCAAAGAAGAGGGGGGGGTCGAACCAGCTGAGTCTGAACTCGAGGGTCAGCGCGTGGGGGCAAAGACTCGTCATGATCGCCATTGCGCGTTGCTCGTAGCGGATCCGGCCGTCCGGGGTGCCAGCGAGATCATAGCTCCAGTTCTCCCAGTTGGTGTACTGCGAGTAGGTGGTGTTCTGGGCGTTGAAGTAGGCCAGGACTTCGGGGGGCACGGTGGAGTCGGCATTGGGCGGGGCGAATGCCAGTGGGAAGCAGAGGGCTTTAACGTGCTGGGCGAGACCTGGTCGGGCGAGGAGGGTGCGAGCCAGGAGCCCCCATTTGCTCAGATTCGGTCGGCGGTAGAGATGGCGGGTGAATACGGCGTTGAGGCGGCGAGAGGTGCGGCAAAGGATGGCAACGCCGCGGTCTCGGGCTTTTTGAACTTTCGACGCCTTATGGGGACAATAGCTCGCCAGCTCAAGAGCGACACCGGGGTCGGTGGACCCGGACGAGGCCCGATGGGTGCTGGgttcgtcgacgagctgctcggcgacaAGCTCGAGGAGTTCGACGGGAAGGGTTTCCAACAAAGGCATACTGGCGGCTTTGATGGGTCCGTCGTAAGGCGATGACAAATTTTGAGGGTAAAATAGCGTGGATTGCAGTTCGAATGATGATATCCGGGTTGCAGTCGAAGAAATGGGAGGGGTTGGGGAGCTTTGCCAGCTCTCTTTGAGCAGCTGGTTTTTCTGTTGCCTCAGCAGCTGTGCGAGAAAGCAGGCAGTTTTCCCATCTGAGCTTCAGTTCCACGCAACCCTGACGTTGAGAACCAAGTTCGAAACTACTTAGTTGTTTAGAAGCCACATTACGGATAGAAGAAATATATACCAGGTAGGTAGTCCCCCAGAACAAAGCCGCTGTAGGCCTTCTTTCACCCCCGACCTCAACGAGCAAGAACCCTGGAAATGAACCCGATTAAGCATACTGACATTGAGACAGTAGGTGAAGCATCATATACCAAGTCGCGCTCCCCGTGCTAGCTTCCTGCTCGCCTGCCCGGCACAGTCACAGGTTTGGGGTTGAGAGAGTTCTCTTCACTCCAGTTGGGGACTTTAAGTGGGTTCTGGCTAGGATTGCTTTCGAGCCATGCTTTCCAGTCGTTGCTACCACATTCTAGGAGCAAACCTGACGCAAACCTGACGCTTTGCTGATCGTCGTGCCCCGGCAAACCGGAATAGCAATTCCCAATATTGGTCATCAGCCAGAATGCATATTAACAAACGTGAAGTTTTCAATTTAGGCAAATTCATCCCCGGGCGGAGCAGTGGCCACCGGACACGTTCCCACTTGGGCTCCGGTCGCAGATCGACGGGTCCAAGACAACATGGCTTTTGCGCGAGAACAACGCCTGCTGCCTGAGCATTGGAGTCATCACTGCAGAGTAATTAGGCTTCTCCTGAACCTCAGAAGCATCGCTGCATCGAAAGCCGAAATAGCAAGTCTCATGGCAAACCACCATGTATGCACGCCTTTTCCTTGCCGGACTTTGCGTTCTCGGCCTTGGAGCGTCGATTCAGTCAGACGTCGGCAATACAGCCAGCTGTCCATGGGGCCCATTACTGGCGAGTCGTGGCTATGACCATCAGTTCACATGTGCCGCCCCTCAACAACAGCAACCAAAACAACCCCAAACTCGACAGGCGGACCGCCGCGAAGCCCAGACACCGGAGCTCTGGGACGAACGTGATGGGCCGTACCAACAGGCTCAAGGCTATGGGGTGTTGCCCCAATGGCAAGGCCCGGAGCACTGTGCCACAGAGTTTTGTCTCTTCTCCAACCGAGAGGCAGGCGAGGGCATCGCTCTCATCACCACCGCCCGAAACGCTTACCTCGCCTCCAACTACGTTCCCTCACCCACCACTGGCGTGGAGCCAACAGCATACTACGAAGCGGAAGTGCCCGGCAAGGGCCGCGGGCTTATTGCCAACCGCACCATACGCAGAGGCGAGATCATCATGCAGCGGTTGCCAGTGCTGCTGATACAAATGACTCCCCATGTCAACCTAGATCCGGAGCTGCGTGAGCAGCTGTACCAAGCCGCCGTTGACCGGCTGCCCGAGCCCACCCGTGCCCGATTCATGCGCCAGATGGGCGCCACCGTCTACGACAAGGTCGAGAAGAACTCGTTCCGTATGTTCGTCGACGACTCCCTTCACCTGGGCATGTTCCCGGACGTGAGCAAGTTCAACCACGACTGCCGACCGAAGTAAGTTTCTCCAGGCCCAACCCCACcccccccaaccccccctcccccccctccttcGCTTGCCACAAACCCTTCTAACACCATCCCCCTGCCTGCCCACCCAGTGTCCACTACCGCATCAACAACCTCACCCAcaccgccatcgccgtccGCGACATCCCCCGGGGCGAAGAGCTGACCATAAGCTACATCTACCCACTCGCCCCGCTGTCCACGCGCCAGACGCAGCTGCGCGACTGGGACTTCACCTGCACCTGCGCGCAGTGCAcgctgccggcgacggcctcggcgcagTCCGACGCGCGGATCCGGCAGATCGCGGCGCTGgaggacgagatcgaggccATCATGGCGcggcccggcgcgccgggcctGCGCCCCGCCATGGGCATTCGGCTGATCGAGCTGCACCTCGAGGAGCGGCTGCACGCGTACCTGGGCCCGGCGTACACGCGGGCCGCGATCATCGCGGCCATgttcggcgacgaggcgcgggcgcgcgagtacgcggccgaggcggcgctcgcgcttGAGAGGGAGGTCGGGCCGCATGCGAAGGATGCGAAGGCTATGAGGAGGCTGGCGGATGATGTGAGGGGCCACTGGGCTTGGGGCTTGAAGGTGGAGGGGCAGCGGCCGCTGTAGGGGCTGGTGAATGGGTGGGACGGTCGTGGGGAGGTGTGATGGGGTTGGTGGAAAGGGACTGGTATTTCAGGAGAGAGGGTTGGGCGTTGGCTCCGGCTTCTCCAGTAGCCTTTCTGCTGGCAAGGTCATTTGGGTCTGGATAGCTCGCTCGTCATGAAAGCCGGAGAACGTAGAGCGCTACTGAAACCTCACTACCGTCACGGTTAAGGTGGAGCATCGTCATCACCCAATTCCAGAAGGCAAGTGCCTCGGTAAGGAAATAACTATTTCGGTACTACCCGGTGATTTGTCCTCTCGAGCTACGTTTTGTTGCGGAATGGATCCCTCACCAGCGAGACCAAGTGCAGCCTCTACCCTGCCCAGCCGCTCACATAGGTCCGATTGAATCTCGGAAAACTAGGTGGGAGGTCTCGTCCAGTCGGGAGTATTTCCTCAGCCTCCAAAGATCCCTGAGTTTCATCCCAGGCTTCGCTTTCCTCGCTCGCCACAGTTTCCAACCCCAATGCAACATCACGACCACCATCAAGGCCACCGCAGCTCCCACCAACGTAACCCACTTCGTCCCAACGGCCGCGCTCACGCCGACAACCGCCCCGGCATCATTCACCCGCCGCTCGGCTACCAGGGAGGTAATGACGCCCACCAGCCAGCCAAGCACCAGGAGAAATGCCGTCGGTCCTGCGAACGTGAGAATCCAAAACGCCACCCGTGCAACCGATCGGGGCTGATTGTCCTGGTACGCTAAGAGGCATAAAACGGAAACGACAAAGGCAAGTATGGTGCCCGCGATGCTGAGGAAGATGAGGCCCGCGGCGCCTTGGAGGACAGCATTGGAGTACTCCAGAGCCGACTTCAGGGACTGCGTGATGCCGATGTCAGAGAGGGAGATGTTGCGGCCGAGAGGGCCGAGATCCAAGGAGAGCGTGGCGTCGAGGAGCGCAGGGATCGTATTGGCATGGTCTGGGTAAAGAAAAGCTAAGTAACTGCACGATCTGATACGGATGGGCAGAGTGGCCAGGATGGAGGGGACCACTCACTGGGGCGGTAGGAGTGGCAGGTGGTGAAGTTACGACCCCCACTTGGGGTGAAATCCCCTTCACACATTTTCAGCGTGTAGAAGGCGTAAAAGTCGGGGATGTGAAGTTTGTCGGCCAGGCTGTTGGCAACGCTGTTGGCAATGCCGCTGGCCTTGTCCGCAGCGTCGCCGGCAGCGTTGTCAACGGCGGAGGATGCGCTGGCAACCGCTGAAGCGGCGCTGTCGCAGGCTTGACCGAGAAAACCGCCTGCATTGGAACAGTCGATCGCTGTGGTTCGAGTGGGCAACAATGTGTTAGGCACTGCGTCGATGGAGATGTTTTTGCCCAAGGCGGAGGTGTTGATCTGGTGGAGGGGACGCTTGTTAGTACGAGGGAGACAACTCGTACTTCCGGGAGCGGCTGGCTTACCAGTAGGAGCTCGTAGTCCTCCAGAAATCCAGGCTTGACGCCCGCAATGACAGCCACGATCATCAGGATGAAGGCTGTCAGGAAGCACGAAGCCGACAGGAGTTGGGGGACGATGAGCTTAGCCATCTTCCAGCCCTGAAAGAGGCAGGATATACGTTT belongs to Thermothielavioides terrestris NRRL 8126 chromosome 5, complete sequence and includes:
- a CDS encoding uncharacterized protein (Contains conserved domains SET[pfam00856], SET domain), which gives rise to MYARLFLAGLCVLGLGASIQSDVGNTASCPWGPLLASRGYDHQFTCAAPQQQQPKQPQTRQADRREAQTPELWDERDGPYQQAQGYGVLPQWQGPEHCATEFCLFSNREAGEGIALITTARNAYLASNYVPSPTTGVEPTAYYEAEVPGKGRGLIANRTIRRGEIIMQRLPVLLIQMTPHVNLDPELREQLYQAAVDRLPEPTRARFMRQMGATVYDKVEKNSFRMFVDDSLHLGMFPDVSKFNHDCRPNVHYRINNLTHTAIAVRDIPRGEELTISYIYPLAPLSTRQTQLRDWDFTCTCAQCTLPATASAQSDARIRQIAALEDEIEAIMARPGAPGLRPAMGIRLIELHLEERLHAYLGPAYTRAAIIAAMFGDEARAREYAAEAALALEREVGPHAKDAKAMRRLADDVRGHWAWGLKVEGQRPL